Genomic window (Cystobacter fuscus DSM 2262):
ACGCGGTTGGGACGCACGCCGGCGCCCTGGAAGACGGTCTCCTCCACGTGCTTGCACAACTGGCGCAGCGCGTCGGGTTTGCTCTCGGTGGTCTCGCACACGATGACGATGTCCTCGGTGCCCGTCTGGGCGTTGTTGACGCCCACCGCCGCCACGCAGCCCACGCGCACGCCCGCCACGCGTCCGGCGGCGTTCTCCATGGTGTACGGGTGGTGGTTCTCCCCCGCCTTGATGATGAGATCCTTGCTGCGCCCGCAGATGAAGAGCTCGCTGCCGACGAGGTAGCCCAGGTCTCCGGTGTACAGCCAGCCGTCGCGCAGCACCGCGTCGGTGGCCTCGGGGTTCTGGTAGTAGCCGCTGAAGAGGGACGTGCCGCGCAGGAGGATTTCCCCCTCGTGGCGCTCGGGCACCGGGTGGCCCTCCTCGTCCACGATTCTCAACTCGATGCCCTTGAGGGGCCGGCCCACGCCGTGCACCACGAGCGCGTCGGTGCGGGTGCCGGGCGCCACGGGCACGGCCTCGCGCCGCGTGGCCAGGGCCGTGCGCGAGAGCGTCTCGACGCGCAGGGGCTCGCCGCGCACGCGGCACGTCACCCCCACCACCATCTCCGCCATGCCGTAGGAGGGCCGCCACGCCTCCGGCTCGAAGCCATGGGGGCCGAAGCGCTCGGTGAACTGGTGCACCGTGTCGGCGTGGATGAACTCCGCGGCGTTGTAGGCGCGCTTCCAGGCGCTCAGTTCCAGCCCGTCCAGCTCCGCGTCCTTGATGCGCTTGACGCACAGCTGGTAGGCGAAGTTGGGCGCGAAGCACGAGGTGGCGCGAAAGGCGTGCATCGCCCACAGCCAGCGCGAGGGCTTGAGCAGGAAGCCGAAGGGCGGCATCAGCGCCGTGGGCAGGCCGTGCACGAGCGAGGCGAGCACGCTGGCCACCAGGCCCATGTCGTGGAAGAGCGGCAGCCAGCAGACCATCAGGTCATCCGAGTCCCACCCGCCGCCCTCGCCGATGGCCGCGCAGTTGGCCAGCAGGGCCCGGTGGGAGATCTGCACGCCCTTGGGCGCGTCCGTGGTGCCCGAGGTGAACTGGATGAAGGCCGTCTCGTCCGCGTCCAGGGTGGGCGGGGTGAGGGGCTCGGCGTCGGCCACCAGGTCCGTGGGGACGGCCACGAAGGGGGCCGCCTGGCCGGGCTCGGGGGTGTATTCGGTGAGGGCCTCGTGCGCCATGTCCACGAAGT
Coding sequences:
- a CDS encoding fatty acyl-AMP ligase; translation: MSQEPLRRQTGPIALGPGAGRHPSRQLAPRAPTRAWPAPVNTLAEAVVHWGRTRPSQPLLYFVDLEERLTVLTAGDVLHNTLRLGANLYARGVRHGDRVVLSFDTSPEFLECFLACGLVGATPCLIELPSSKVSVQAWGERLRAKLRLLGARAMLIDPDFVDMAHEALTEYTPEPGQAAPFVAVPTDLVADAEPLTPPTLDADETAFIQFTSGTTDAPKGVQISHRALLANCAAIGEGGGWDSDDLMVCWLPLFHDMGLVASVLASLVHGLPTALMPPFGFLLKPSRWLWAMHAFRATSCFAPNFAYQLCVKRIKDAELDGLELSAWKRAYNAAEFIHADTVHQFTERFGPHGFEPEAWRPSYGMAEMVVGVTCRVRGEPLRVETLSRTALATRREAVPVAPGTRTDALVVHGVGRPLKGIELRIVDEEGHPVPERHEGEILLRGTSLFSGYYQNPEATDAVLRDGWLYTGDLGYLVGSELFICGRSKDLIIKAGENHHPYTMENAAGRVAGVRVGCVAAVGVNNAQTGTEDIVIVCETTESKPDALRQLCKHVEETVFQGAGVRPNRVVPVPPQSLPKTTSGKLKRAYIRQNIEEFEALSLLVKPPPPLAVVH